The genomic segment TCCATGACCTGCTGGATGAGCGGTTCCTGAAGCAGCAGGTCGTCCGGCGGCGGGTCGCGGTGGGCCTTGTAGGTGGCGTCGATCTTCTCGCGGAACGTCGGCTCGGCGTGGTCGAGTGTCGCGATGAGGTAGTCTGCGCCGCGGTCGTACAGGTTCATCAGCGACCGCGTGACGCCGAAGACGGCATTAGTCGGCCGTCCGTCGGGGGCGGTCATCGGCCCGACGCCGAAAAACATCTGAAAAATCATCCCGTGGGCATCGAGCAAATACAAGCTGCCCGCGGAAGCCGGGTCCGACATCGGGTAGGGAACCTGTGGGGAGAAACAACACAGCGGTGGTAGGAGGCCGCTTCGAACGTCCAACCAAGACCTGAACCTGCGAGACTGGTGTATAGGTAGTGTAGCGAACGGGCCGGCACATGGTCAAGCCCGACTGCGACCTCGTCTCAATTTCGATCAGAACGTGCGTGTTAGTCAACGTTGTCCCCGCGCTCTCGGGCGCCGAGTCGCCCCTGCACCGTCCGGATGTCGCCCACGTCCCCGATAGCAATCGGGCTCAGAATCGGGCCGGCACACCGGCACCGTGCCCGCGCGGGCCGGTGAAGGTCACGCGGGCACATCGGACGCCCGCAGTCGGGCCGTCACCTCGATCTCGATCCGCATCCGCGGGTCCGCCAGTCCGGCCGAGATCATCGTGGCGGCGGGCCGCACGGCGCCGAAGTACCGCCGCAACACCGGCCAGCACTCCCGGAACTCATCCGCTTTGGGGACCACATACGTCACGCGCACCACGTCGGCGAGGGACGCACCGGCTTGCGCGAGTGCCGCCTGGATGTTTCGCAGGCACTGTTCGGTTTGCTCGGGCATGCTGTCAACAATCGTCATCGTCTGGTAATCGAACCCCGTCGTGCCCGAGACGAACACCCAGTCGCCGTCAACCACCGCTCGCGAGTAGCCGATCTCGTCCTCGAACGTGGAACCGGAACTGATCAACCGTCGCCCCATGTGACGCCCCCTCATTTCCATGACGAAAGGTACCCGCCTGAGCGGATGGATTATCGATAATTTCACCCGCGTGAGCGAGATCGGAGCCCGAAAAATTCAGTAATGAGGCCACGCCGCGGTTTGCAGTGGGCTTTGCGACGCTGTGCAAGCGGGATAGGAAACGCATGGGGCGCATTCGTCGCAAGTGCAGTGCAGGACGAGTCATGAGCACACCGCGTTTCACAGCCGAGGAACTCGACCGGTTGCGGGCGTTGGCGGCCGAGTGGGGCAAAATCGTCTCCAAGCGAGCGTTCGGGGAGGACGGGCCGGGGTTGGACGTCGATTTCCGAACGATGGAGCAGATCGCCACCGCGGCGGCACAAGGGCTGACCGAGGGCGCCCTCCAACAGATGCTCCAACAGCAGGCCCAGAAGGTGCCCGACGAGTCCCCGTGTCCCGTGTGTGGCGAGCGTTGCCCCACCCGCACGCACACTCGGGCACTCGCGGCGCAAGGGGCCACGGTTCAACAGGCCGAACGGATCGCCCACTGTCCCGCCTGCCGACGGGACTTTTTTCCCCCTGCGGGCGACTCTGGGGTTGGATGAGCACGCCTTCAGTTCCTCGGTCATCCAGCGCATCGTCACGGCCGCCGCACGGTTCTCCTCGTTCCGTGATGCCACCGACGCCGTGCAGATGACCGGGGTCCACATCAGCGAGAACCAGGTGCGCCGATTGGCTCACGAGGTCGGGCGCGAACTCATCGCCGCGCGCGACCAGAAGGTGGTCGAGCACCGGCGCCGCCAGTTGGAACCCCGGACCGCGGTGGTGCCCGAGGCCGTGGTGGTCGAGATCGACGGGGGGCGGATTCGGACCCGCGCCGCGGACGCCGGTCCGGGTGTTCACCAGGCCCAGAACAAGGAGGACAAGGTCGCGTGTCTGGCCACGTTGAGCGGTCCCGCGTTCGCCGCGGACCCGTGTCCCGAGCCGCCCGAATCGTTCCGATGTCCGCGTCGCGTGCAGCGTCTGGTGCAGCTGATGAAGGGATCGGCGGGCGAAGCGGCGGCCCAAGAAAACCCGGACGAACCGACGCCTCCGGTGCCGCTGGTCGGGGAATCCGAAGGGTCCGAACGTTGGTCCCCGAAGCGGTTGGTGAGGACCTGTGTGGCGAGCCTGGAGACGAGTGCCTCGTTCGGTCCGATGATGGGTGCGGAGGCCCAAGAGCGGCACTTTTATGAGGCCCCGCGTCGGGCGTTCGTGGCCGACGGTAGCGCATACAACTGGTCGATCCATCGGGGGTACTTCGGGACCTTCGAACCGATCGTGGATTTCCTGCACGCGGTCTGTTACGTGTTCTCGTCGGCTACGGCGGTGAGCGCCGATGAGACATCGGGTTGGTCCCAATACTTGGTCTGGATGCGCGCGTGTTGGCAGGGTCGCGTCGGGGACGTGCTGACCGAATTGGACCACTGGCAGGAGCGCCTGGGCGAGTCCCCGCCGGGTGAGGCACAGACGGCCGAGGAGCGTCGAGATCCGCGTCGCGTGGTGGCCCAGGCGCGGAGCTACTTGGGGAACAATCGGGACCGCATGGCGTACCCGCGGTACCGACGGGAGGGATTGCCAACGACGAGCAGTTTGGTCGAATCACTGGTGGGCGAGGTCAACGCTCGGGTGAAGAGCAAGCAGAAGCATTGGAACCGTCCCGCGGGAGCCGAATCGATCTTGCAACTGCGTGCCGCCGTGCTGAGCCAAGACGACCGCATGAGCCGGTTCTTCGCGGAACGGCCCGGGTGCCCGTTCCGCAAACAAGATACACTCTGCCATGAATCAGAGGATGTCCCGGCGCAAACCGCGGCGTGACCTCTTCAGTAATCGGGGAGGACACGCAGCCGAACCGAAAGCGGGCAACGGCCCGAACCGGCGTATCCCACCGGCGCGTCCATCAACGACCCGCGAAGCCCATTCGTTCGCCGGGTTCCGGTCACCTCGGGTGACCGCAACTCACGAAATGGGAGGGAAACGGGCCGAATGCAAGGTAAAATGATAGGGGCGGAAACCCGGTCGCGCCCGACGGCGTGCCGGTCCCACACGGAGGTTGCCAACTTGGACGACCAGCCAACCGAGCGGGGCCAACGGCTCTCGCGGGCGGCGGCCCAGCGCTTGAGCCTGTACCTGCGCTGCGTGGCCGGCTGGCCGGCGGACGAAGAAAAGGTGTCCAGCGGGCGGATCGCGGAGGCGGTCGGCGTCAGCGACGCCCAGGTGCGCCGCGACCTCGCGGCGCTCGGCCACCTGGGCCAGCGCGGCGTCGGGTACGACGCCCGTGAACTGGCGACCGCGATCCGCACCGCGCTCGGCATCAACCGCCCCTGGCGCGCGGTCCTGATCGGCGTCGGCAACCTGGGCCGCGCGCTCCTGAGGTACCAGGGGTTCCGCGCGCAGGGGTTCGAGATCGTCGGCCTGTTCGATAGCGACCCGGGGAAGGTCGGTCAGTCGGTCGAGGGGCTGACCGTCGAGTCGGTTGTGGGGTTGGCCGAGCGCGTGGCGGCGCTCGGGGCCGAACTCGGTGTGCTGACCGTCCCCGGTGAAACGGCCCACGCGGTCGCCGAGGCCCTTGTCACGGCCGGCATCCGCGGCATTCTGAATTTCGCGCCCGTCGTACTCAAACTCCCGCGCCGGGTGCGCCTCGTGACCGTGGACCTCGCGATTCAACTCGAACAGTTGGCGTTCCAGGTGCAGCACGGCGATTCCGCCACCCGCCCCGCCGACGACGACTGATGTGCCCGCCCCGGTGTTATTCCACACAACAGGCGTTTGGAACTCGAACCTGTACCCGCGTGTCGGCCCGGGGTAAAATCGCCACACCGTTTGCCGTCGCATCCACCTTTGCGTTGGGGCCGATATGTCGCCCGTGGACCTCTCCTGCCCGGCGTGCGCCCGCGCCCTGCGCGTTTCCGGTGTGAAACCCGGTTGCCGCATCCGGTGCCCGCGGTGCGGCGAGGTCTTCGCGCCGCCGACCGCGGGACTCGACCCGGAACCAACACCGGTCACGAACTCGGCGCCCGCCGCGGCCCCACCCGCACCCGCGTCCGTTACTGCTCACGCGCCACCGGTCCTCACAGACGAAGACATCTTCGCCAAAATCGCCGAAGCCGACGATCCGGTCGCCGCGGCAGCCGAAGTGCGGAAGCCGAAGATCACGCCCGGCGAACCGGGAAACCCGTTACCGCTCGACGATCCGCCGCCCGCCCCGCCGGCACCCGCTCCAAAGCCGGCGAACGCGGCCAGGAAACGCCGCGCCGAAGCGCGGGACGAGGACGAACCGCGTGCCGCACTCGCGATCAACCCGGTCTGGCTGCTGGGCGGCCTGTGTGTTCTCGCGGTCGGCGTTCTCGTGCTCGGCGTGTTCGTTCTGAGCCGGCACGTTGATCCCTCCGAGGAAGAAGCCGCAGCAGCCGCACGGCGTGAGCGCGACGCGACCGCCCGCCGCGAGCGTGCGGACGATCTCGCGAAGCCCGCTCCGAAACCGGCCCCGAAGACCAATCCGCCGACCGCCGAGCCGGCCCGGCCCCATCCCGTGAACCCGGACCCGGACCCGGAGCGGCCCGATCCGATCATCGCCGACCCGATGCCGGTTTTCCCGCAGGTCCAGCCTCAGCCGCAACCGTTCGGTCCGAATCCGGTGTTTCCAAACAATCCGGTGTTCCCACCGGGCATGGGACTGCCCCCCGCCTTCCCGCCGAACATGGGGCTCCCCCAGCCGGCCTTCCCGCCCGGTTTCCCGAACCGGCCGCCCGGTCGTTTGCGCCCGCCGCGGCCGCCGGGTTTTCAGCCCGAAGTTGTACTCCCGCTCAACCCGCCCGTGCCGGCCGGTCCGATGGTTACCGAGGAGCGGCCCGACATCGTTCACCCGACCGCCGCACCCGCACCGATCACGCCGACGGTGGCCGCCGATCAGACCGAAATCAGGCTCCCCGGCCCGGTCGATCTGACCTGTTTCGGCGGCGGGGGGCGGTACGTCCTCCTCCGAATCCCGAGCGCGAAGCAAGTGGCCGTACTGGACGTGTGCGCGGGCAAAATCGCCAAATACCTGCCGCTCCCGGAAGAGGGCGCGCTGATCGCCGCGGGCAACGAACACCTGTTCGTCATGGCCCCCACCGACAACGTCATCCAGCGGTGGAACCTCGTCACCTTCGAGAAGGAGCGGACCGTCGCGAACCCGCTCGAAGGCCCGGTGCGGCACCTGCTCGTGGGGCACGCCACCGACGGCCCGCTCTACGTGATCGGCCCGAACAAGGTGCTCGACACGAATACGTTCAAGGAGGTTTCCCTCGGAGAGAGCGCGAACGGGCGCGCGCTGGGCATGTGGAACGACGCGCGCCCGGCGACGGTGAACGTGTCCGCTGATGGCCGCGTGCTGGCGTGGCACCGACAGGGGGCCAGCCCGTCCGGGTTGTCCGCGCTCGTGATCGGCCCGACCCGGACGAAGTCCCACTACGAACACGTCACGGTCGGGGCGATCATCCCCGGACCGGACGGAACGCTCTTTACCTCCGTCGGGCTGTTCACACCCGAACTCAAATCCCTGGGCGAGAAAACCCTCTACCGGTACTGGCACCACGCTCCGGTCCCGGCCGCACACGGGAAGCTGTACCTGTCGGTCCTGCCCGTCGATGACCTGGCGCCCGACAAGCCGGCGCCCCGGGTGGTGCTCAAGATGGTCGGTGAAAACCGGGCACTGGGCGACCTCTCGGGCCTCGCCGGGCTGGGCGTCCCGCGCGACTTCAACGAGGCGACCGCGAAGGGGCTTCAACTGCACAACCGCCTGTTCCTGGTGCCCGATGCGAAGGCCCTCGTGGTGCTGCACGGCACCGCCGACCGCGTAACGATTCACGCGTTCGATACCGAGGCGGTGATGGCCAAGTCGGACTTCGATTTCCTGTTCGTCACCAGCAAACCGACGCGCGCCGTCTGCGGTGAGACGTTCACCTACAAACCCGAAGTGAAGTCGCGCCGGGGCGGCGTAAAGGTGAAACGGGACGCCGGCCCCGAGGGGATGAGAGTGACCGAAGACGGAACCGTGACCTGGGCGGTGCCGGCCAACTTCGCAGACACGTCCGTACCCGTCACCCTCACCATCACCGACCGGTCGGGGCAGGAAGTGCTCCACACGTTCACTTTGCCCGTGGTCAGCCGGCCGTAACCGCCTGCAAAATCCTGTAGTTACTTGACACGACATCGGCCGCCCGAGTAATTATGAGGGTGTAATCCGCGCTCCGAATCGCCCGGTGCCCTCCGCAACGCGCCTACCTTTACGCGCCACGAATACGCCCACCCGAACCGCTGCCCCCTGCCCGCCCGTTGACGCGCCACCGATTCCGAATTGAACCCGCCTGCCGGTGACCCACGCCAACGCGGCGACGGAGAACTTCTTCATGACCAGCCCCCAACGCCGGCACCGGCCGTGCAAGGGCCCCACGCGCCGCGAAATGCTCCGCGTCGGCGCACTGGCCCCCCTCGGACTCGGTTTGTCCGGCGTACTTCCAGCGCGCGGGGGCTCGGCGCCGAAGGGCCGTGCCCGATCGGTCATCCTGCTGTTCATGTGGGGCGGGCCGAGCCACATCGACACCTGGGACCCGAAGCCGGACGCGCCCGTCGAGGTCCGCGGCGCGTTCGGGTCGATCGCGACGACCGTGCCGGGGCTGCGGATCGGTGAACACTTCCCCCGGCTCGCGGCCCGTGCGCACCAGTACGCGGTCGTGCGGTCGATGACCCACACGGACCCGGCGCACCTCTCGCCCGTTCACCACCTCATGACCGGACGGGTCGCAAAGAAGCCGAACTCCGACGCCGACGGCGCGAGCCGGTCGGACGCCCCGTGTCTCGGGGCCGTCGTGCAGAAGCTCCTGCCATCGGCCGCCGCGATTCCGCCTGCCGTTACGCTCCCGTGGGCCGTTTCCCATCCGGCGGCGCCCGGCGGCACCGCACCGGGGCAGAACGGCGGGTGGCTGGGGTCCGGGTCCGACCCGTTCCTCGTGACCGGCAACCCGAACGCACCCACGTTCGGCGTGGCCGGGTTGAGCGGGCCGGGCGACGTCCCGGCCGACCGCCTGAAGGGGCGGGCCGAGCTGTCCCGCCTGCTCGACCGGACCGGCGGGCCGAGCGACGGGTTCACGGGCTTGCAGGGCAAAGCCCTTGACCTGCTGCTCGCGCCGGCCGTCTCAACGGCGTTCGATCTGGCGCGCGAACCGGTGGCGGTCCGCGACAAGTACGGCCGGCACGCGCACGGCCAGAGTTGCCTCCTGGCCCGGCGCCTGATCGAAGCCGGGACGCGGCTGGTGACGGTCAACTGGCCCGACGACGGCCAGGCGTTCTGGGACACGCACGGGAACAACTTCCCCGCGCTCCAAACGCGGCTGATGCCGCCAGCGGACGTCGCCTTCGCGGCCCTGCTGGACGACCTGACCGCGCGCGGGTTGCTCGACGAAACGTTGGTGGTGTGGGTGGGCGAGTTCGGCCGGACGCCACGCGTGGAGAGCGGCGGGCGCCAGCACTGGCCGAAGTGCTATTCGGCGGTTCTGGCGGGCGGCGGCGTCCGGGGCGGGGCGGTTTACGGATCGAGCGACAAAATCGGAGCACAACCGGCAACCAACCCGGTGTCGCCCCCCGACCTCACCGCGACCATCTATCACGCGCTGGGAATCGATCCGGAGACCGAGATCAACGACCCAACGGGCCGCCCCTGGAAGCTGGCCGACGGGGCGCCGATCCGGCAATTGTTCGGGTGAGCGGTGCGAAATGCCACGAGAGCAGCGAACCCGAAGACAGCGGCGCGGCGTGAGCCCGCCGGTGCCACGCCACACGAAGCACCGGCGGGCTCACGCCGCGCCACTCGCTCCCGACCCAGACACGAGGGGTCACTTCTTCGCGCCGCTCCAGGAGACAGGAATCGCCACTTCGCTGGCCGGTTCATCCAGCCGCACCCGCACCGTACAGCGCCCGGGTTGTGCCGCGACCGCTTCCGGCACCTTGATCGTCACCGTCGCAAACGGTCCGCTCGTCGCGTACTTCACCTGCACGCCGGGCATGTCGCTCTCGGCGCCGGCCACGCTCACCGCCTTGCCATCGGCAGAGCGTAGCAGCACGTTCCGCGAGCCCTCGGTCTGACCGGCGGCCAGGAGCAGCTTGACCTCGGCCGGCTCCGCGGTGACGGCCGCGGCGGCCCGCTTGAGGACCCGCACCGGGACCCGCAGCTCGGGGCAGTCCGCGTCGTCCGTGTACAGCACCACGATCTCGTCGCGGTGCGCCGCCGGCGCCGCGGCGGAGAGCTTGATCGTCACCTTCTGCGCGCGGGGCCGGCCGGGGGCCGCATCGGTCACGGGTCCAACGTCCGCGCTCAGGTGCGGGGACGACGTCGCCGCTTTGGTCACGGTGAGCGGCTTCGCCCGCGTGTCGGTGACGACGAGTTCGTGGCGCGCCTCGCCGGTGGTCGAGAACGCCACTTGCGGCGGGGTCACGGCGATCTCGCGCGACAGTGTGGCGGTGATCTGAAGGAGCAGCTCGCCGGACCGGACCGGTGCGCCGGGCGTCTCGATCCGATAAGCGACCGTTGCCTGCCAGCGGTTCGGGCCGTCCGGCTGCGTGAGCGTGTTCACCTCCAGCGCCAGCGTCGTTTTTTCGCCCGGCTGGAGCGCGGTCGTACCGAGCGTTTGCCGCAAACAGCCGCAGCCGGCCTCGATTTTTGTTATTGTGACCGTTCCCGTTCCGGCGTGAACCAGGTCGAAGGTGTGAACGAGCGGCGGCCCGGCCTTCAGTTCCCCCTTGGCGGCCAGCGAGGTCTGCGCGTGAAACGCGGCAGGAGCGGGCGGCTGGCCGCAGGCCAGAGCCGAGAGCAGTATGAGGGTGTTCATGACCGCGTCGAATAGCGTTTCCCGGCGCCGATTCCAAGAGCAAAGCGACGAAATGACTCGCGGAGCCGGGCCGGATTGTGTGCGCGTGCGCGTGGAACGCTGCCCGACGGCGTTCGCCCGTCGCCCGCACCCGGACGAGGTGTTCGCATGGGTCGTCGATCTGTGCCGCCCGCCGGTTCACCCCGACGAGCTGTTCCGGAGGCTCACCCCAGACGAACAGGCCCGCGCGCTCCGGTACAAGATCGCGAAGGCGCGCGAGCAGTTCGTGATCGGCCGCGGCTTGCTCCGCGGCCTCCTCGCCGACCACCTCGGGATCGATCCCGTCGCCGTCCCGCTCGATTATCTGCCGTCCGGAAAGCCCGTCCTCACGCAACGTGCCGTTCAGCTGCACTTCAACGTGACACACACGGACGGCATCCTGGTACTGGCCGCGGGTCACCGGCGGGTAGGGGTGGACGTGGAGCGCGTGCGCCCGATGCCCGACGCCGACGGACTCGTGGGGCGCTACTTCTCGCCGGCCGAGGCGGCGGCGTTCCGCGCACTACCGGAGTGCCACCGGGAGGCGGGGTTCTTCCGCGGGTGGACCTGCAAAGAGGCGGTCATCAAGGCGGCCGGCGCGACGGTCGGGTGTCTGGCCGATTTCGACGTGGAACTGCACCCCGAACGGCCGCCCCGCGTCAACGCCGTGCGCGACCCGCAACTCGCCGGACCGGGCTGGGCGCTGGTCGAGTGGGTCACGGCGGAGCGTGTGGCGGTCGCGCTGGCCGTGGAAGGTGAGCCGGAATTACGCGTAACGCGCGGCGACCTCGATGTGGAATAACCGGTGGCGGAA from the Frigoriglobus tundricola genome contains:
- a CDS encoding RidA family protein, which translates into the protein MGRRLISSGSTFEDEIGYSRAVVDGDWVFVSGTTGFDYQTMTIVDSMPEQTEQCLRNIQAALAQAGASLADVVRVTYVVPKADEFRECWPVLRRYFGAVRPAATMISAGLADPRMRIEIEVTARLRASDVPA
- a CDS encoding DUF1501 domain-containing protein — translated: MTSPQRRHRPCKGPTRREMLRVGALAPLGLGLSGVLPARGGSAPKGRARSVILLFMWGGPSHIDTWDPKPDAPVEVRGAFGSIATTVPGLRIGEHFPRLAARAHQYAVVRSMTHTDPAHLSPVHHLMTGRVAKKPNSDADGASRSDAPCLGAVVQKLLPSAAAIPPAVTLPWAVSHPAAPGGTAPGQNGGWLGSGSDPFLVTGNPNAPTFGVAGLSGPGDVPADRLKGRAELSRLLDRTGGPSDGFTGLQGKALDLLLAPAVSTAFDLAREPVAVRDKYGRHAHGQSCLLARRLIEAGTRLVTVNWPDDGQAFWDTHGNNFPALQTRLMPPADVAFAALLDDLTARGLLDETLVVWVGEFGRTPRVESGGRQHWPKCYSAVLAGGGVRGGAVYGSSDKIGAQPATNPVSPPDLTATIYHALGIDPETEINDPTGRPWKLADGAPIRQLFG
- a CDS encoding 4'-phosphopantetheinyl transferase family protein, encoding MRVERCPTAFARRPHPDEVFAWVVDLCRPPVHPDELFRRLTPDEQARALRYKIAKAREQFVIGRGLLRGLLADHLGIDPVAVPLDYLPSGKPVLTQRAVQLHFNVTHTDGILVLAAGHRRVGVDVERVRPMPDADGLVGRYFSPAEAAAFRALPECHREAGFFRGWTCKEAVIKAAGATVGCLADFDVELHPERPPRVNAVRDPQLAGPGWALVEWVTAERVAVALAVEGEPELRVTRGDLDVE
- a CDS encoding redox-sensing transcriptional repressor Rex; translated protein: MDDQPTERGQRLSRAAAQRLSLYLRCVAGWPADEEKVSSGRIAEAVGVSDAQVRRDLAALGHLGQRGVGYDARELATAIRTALGINRPWRAVLIGVGNLGRALLRYQGFRAQGFEIVGLFDSDPGKVGQSVEGLTVESVVGLAERVAALGAELGVLTVPGETAHAVAEALVTAGIRGILNFAPVVLKLPRRVRLVTVDLAIQLEQLAFQVQHGDSATRPADDD
- a CDS encoding DUF1573 domain-containing protein, translated to MNTLILLSALACGQPPAPAAFHAQTSLAAKGELKAGPPLVHTFDLVHAGTGTVTITKIEAGCGCLRQTLGTTALQPGEKTTLALEVNTLTQPDGPNRWQATVAYRIETPGAPVRSGELLLQITATLSREIAVTPPQVAFSTTGEARHELVVTDTRAKPLTVTKAATSSPHLSADVGPVTDAAPGRPRAQKVTIKLSAAAPAAHRDEIVVLYTDDADCPELRVPVRVLKRAAAAVTAEPAEVKLLLAAGQTEGSRNVLLRSADGKAVSVAGAESDMPGVQVKYATSGPFATVTIKVPEAVAAQPGRCTVRVRLDEPASEVAIPVSWSGAKK
- a CDS encoding LysR family transcriptional regulator, with translation MDEHAFSSSVIQRIVTAAARFSSFRDATDAVQMTGVHISENQVRRLAHEVGRELIAARDQKVVEHRRRQLEPRTAVVPEAVVVEIDGGRIRTRAADAGPGVHQAQNKEDKVACLATLSGPAFAADPCPEPPESFRCPRRVQRLVQLMKGSAGEAAAQENPDEPTPPVPLVGESEGSERWSPKRLVRTCVASLETSASFGPMMGAEAQERHFYEAPRRAFVADGSAYNWSIHRGYFGTFEPIVDFLHAVCYVFSSATAVSADETSGWSQYLVWMRACWQGRVGDVLTELDHWQERLGESPPGEAQTAEERRDPRRVVAQARSYLGNNRDRMAYPRYRREGLPTTSSLVESLVGEVNARVKSKQKHWNRPAGAESILQLRAAVLSQDDRMSRFFAERPGCPFRKQDTLCHESEDVPAQTAA